One window from the genome of Sphaerotilus microaerophilus encodes:
- a CDS encoding type II toxin-antitoxin system VapC family toxin has protein sequence MATVASPGCVLDTSALLAWLWKEPGDAAVQRALTAGGCRISAVNLAELLAKFSDAGLPVGDGLALVQELELIVLPADASEAVESARLRAATRPMGLSLGDRACLALARGLGLPVLTADRAWLKAEVGVTIEFIRPVA, from the coding sequence GTGGCCACCGTTGCCTCACCCGGCTGCGTGCTCGACACCTCTGCGCTGCTGGCTTGGCTGTGGAAGGAGCCGGGGGACGCTGCCGTTCAGCGCGCGCTCACCGCAGGAGGCTGTCGCATCAGTGCCGTGAACCTGGCCGAGTTGCTGGCCAAGTTCAGCGACGCCGGTCTGCCAGTGGGGGACGGGTTGGCGCTGGTGCAGGAACTGGAACTGATCGTGCTGCCCGCGGATGCATCCGAAGCCGTGGAGTCCGCACGCCTGCGTGCAGCGACGCGGCCTATGGGCCTGTCATTGGGAGATCGCGCTTGCCTGGCGCTGGCGCGGGGCTTGGGCCTGCCCGTGCTGACCGCCGATCGGGCCTGGCTGAAGGCAGAGGTCGGCGTGACCATCGAGTTCATCCGGCCGGTGGCCTGA
- the csx2 gene encoding TIGR02221 family CRISPR-associated protein, translating to MTTLISFLGKSQTGGYRKARYCFDTGVVREEPYFGMALKEHLNAQRLVLVGTAGSMWNAFFLDRGDGDDIEDLDRLDRAAAEGAVTAAMLEGHAERLSARLGIQVQCLLIGYAKSDDEQADLLLRLAGVVSDGEHVVLDVTHSFRHLPMLALVAARYLRRMRGVQVNDIYYGALDMTDAATGETPVLRLKGMLTMLDWVDALATYDKDGDYGVFAPLLHADGMDRARADQLAQAAFFERTSNAKRAFDELSSVATSVEAHPGPLGRLFRAELLRRIGWIRSKGRAAQEKDLASAYLQRQDFLRAAVFLQESLKSAQLSAHGKDVDWRTSRDSAHESLRSQSEYAELSDLRNAMAHGDQAATEKAEDALNSRDKLKSAFRRIMSWSPR from the coding sequence ATGACCACACTGATCAGTTTCCTCGGCAAGAGCCAAACCGGCGGCTATCGCAAGGCCCGCTACTGTTTCGATACCGGTGTGGTGCGGGAAGAGCCCTACTTCGGGATGGCGCTGAAGGAGCACCTGAATGCACAGCGCCTTGTCCTCGTCGGGACGGCGGGCAGCATGTGGAATGCTTTCTTTCTTGACCGCGGGGATGGCGACGATATCGAGGATCTCGATCGGCTGGATCGGGCCGCAGCCGAAGGCGCCGTGACCGCCGCGATGCTTGAGGGACACGCCGAGCGGCTGTCTGCTCGTCTAGGCATCCAGGTGCAATGTCTCCTGATCGGCTATGCCAAGTCCGACGATGAACAAGCCGATCTGCTGCTGCGCTTGGCTGGCGTGGTGAGTGACGGTGAGCATGTGGTGCTGGACGTCACGCACTCGTTCCGGCATCTGCCGATGCTGGCGCTCGTGGCTGCCCGATACCTCCGCAGGATGCGGGGCGTGCAGGTGAACGACATTTACTACGGCGCTCTGGATATGACCGATGCCGCCACCGGCGAGACGCCTGTGCTGCGGCTCAAAGGCATGCTCACGATGCTCGATTGGGTCGACGCATTGGCCACCTATGACAAGGACGGGGACTACGGGGTGTTTGCGCCGCTGCTGCACGCGGACGGCATGGACCGGGCGCGGGCCGATCAACTGGCGCAGGCGGCCTTCTTTGAGCGCACCAGCAATGCCAAGCGCGCCTTCGATGAACTGAGCTCAGTGGCCACGTCGGTTGAAGCCCACCCGGGTCCGTTGGGGCGACTGTTCCGAGCCGAACTGCTGCGCAGAATCGGCTGGATCCGAAGCAAGGGTCGTGCGGCGCAGGAGAAGGATCTTGCGTCGGCCTACCTGCAGCGCCAGGACTTCTTGCGGGCCGCTGTCTTTCTTCAGGAGTCGCTCAAGTCTGCTCAACTCTCTGCGCACGGCAAAGATGTCGATTGGCGGACTTCGCGAGACAGCGCCCACGAGTCGCTGCGCAGTCAATCCGAGTACGCCGAGCTGTCCGACCTACGCAATGCCATGGCCCATGGCGACCAAGCCGCCACCGAGAAGGCTGAAGATGCCCTGAACTCACGCGACAAGCTGAAATCAGCCTTTCGCCGCATCATGAGTTGGTCTCCCCGCTGA